From a single Brassica rapa cultivar Chiifu-401-42 chromosome A01, CAAS_Brap_v3.01, whole genome shotgun sequence genomic region:
- the LOC103839542 gene encoding glycine-rich cell wall structural protein, which yields MGKVSFGFLSLMLVVVVIGVVECRRFEKETLGGGGLGFGFGGGKGFGGGIGGGGGAGGGFGGGVGGGHGGGLGGGIGGGHGGGIGGGAGGGAGGGLGGGGGLGGGHGGGIGGGAGGGLGGGAGGGVGGGLGGGHGGGIGGGAGGGAGGGLGGGHGGGIGGGAGGGLGGGAGGGAGGGLGGGAGGGLGGGAGGGAGGGLGGGHGGGIGGGAGGGAGGGGGIGGGAGGGLGGGHGGGIGGGAGGGAGGGLGGGHGGGIGGGAGGGSGGGLGGGAGGGFGGGAGGGFGGGAGGGAGGGFGGGAGGGHGGGFGGGFGGGSGGGFGGGAGGGAGGGFGGGGGAGGGF from the coding sequence ATGGGGAAGGTATCTTTTGGGTTTTTGAGTTTGATGCTTGTAGTCGTGGTGATTGGGGTTGTGGAGTGTAGGAGATTTGAGAAGGAGACGTTGGGAGGCGGTGGACTTGGCTTTGGTTTTGGTGGCGGCAAAGGTTTTGGAGGAGGAATTGGTGGCGGTGGAGGTGCCGGTGGAGGTTTTGGTGGTGGTGTAGGAGGAGGCCATGGTGGCGGTTTAGGAGGTGGCATTGGTGGAGGCCACGGTGGAGGTATTGGTGGTGGGGCTGGAGGTGGTGCCGGTGGAGGATTAGGTGGTGGTGGCGGACTTGGAGGAGGCCACGGTGGAGGTATTGGTGGAGGTGCCGGTGGTGGTCTAGGAGGTGGTGCAGGAGGCGGTGTCGGTGGAGGACTAGGAGGAGGTCACGGTGGAGGTATTGGCGGTGGTGCTGGAGGAGGTGCTGGTGGAGGACTAGGAGGAGGCCACGGTGGAGGTATAGGTGGTGGTGCTGGTGGTGGTTTAGGAGGTGGTGCAGGAGGCGGTGCTGGTGGAGGACTAGGAGGAGGTGCTGGTGGTGGTCTAGGAGGTGGTGCGGGAGGAGGTGCTGGTGGAGGACTTGGAGGAGGCCACGGTGGAGGTATTGGCGGTGGTGCAGGAGGAGGTGCTGGAGGTGGTGGAGGTATTGGCGGTGGCGCTGGTGGAGGACTAGGAGGAGGCCACGGTGGAGGCATTGGCGGTGGTGCTGGAGGAGGTGCTGGTGGTGGTCTAGGAGGAGGACATGGTGGAGGTATCGGAGGTGGCGCAGGTGGTGGTAGTGGTGGAGGATTAGGCGGCGGTGCTGGAGGAGGATTTGGTGGTGGTGCTGGGGGAGGATTCGGAGGAGGCGCTGGTGGAGGAGCTGGCGGAGGATTCGGTGGTGGCGCAGGCGGGGGTCACGGTGGAGGTTTCGGCGGGGGATTTGGTGGAGGATCAGGCGGAGGATTTGGGGGTGGTGCAGGTGGGGGAGCTGGAGGAGGAtttggcggtggtggtggtgcaggtggtggattttaa